One window from the genome of Jeotgalibaca sp. MA1X17-3 encodes:
- a CDS encoding recombinase RecT gives MASNELAIIQKDITDTVSNKLSELEQTGLSLPPNYNAQNALKSAFFKLQETLDSNKKPALEVCSRESIANSLLDMVVQGLSPAKTQCYFIVYGKKLQLNRSYFGTQAVLKRLNGIKNIWANVIYEGDDFVMTVDKGKEVLVKHDTKFENRDNSIIGVYAIVEREDDSQELTVMTKKEIETAWNQSKTNQGVHKKFPQEMAKRTVINRAAKNIINTSDDSDLLVEAINNTTESEYENERKEVTPVEDVVQKEIKENANAEMIGFSNQNVKKEVKPVIIEHEEENETQSSLFDTNRPPIDATPGF, from the coding sequence ATGGCATCAAACGAACTAGCAATCATACAAAAGGATATTACAGATACGGTTAGTAACAAATTAAGTGAGTTAGAACAAACAGGTCTATCTCTTCCACCGAACTACAATGCTCAAAACGCTCTTAAAAGCGCTTTTTTCAAACTACAAGAAACCTTAGATAGTAATAAAAAGCCTGCTTTAGAAGTATGTTCCAGAGAATCCATCGCAAATTCTTTGTTAGATATGGTTGTTCAAGGGCTATCTCCTGCTAAAACACAGTGTTATTTCATTGTTTATGGGAAAAAACTTCAATTAAACCGTTCCTATTTTGGAACGCAAGCTGTATTAAAACGATTGAATGGAATCAAAAACATATGGGCGAATGTGATTTATGAAGGGGATGACTTCGTGATGACTGTTGACAAAGGGAAAGAGGTTCTTGTCAAACATGATACGAAGTTTGAAAACCGAGACAACAGCATTATTGGAGTATACGCAATTGTGGAAAGAGAAGACGATTCACAAGAATTAACCGTCATGACTAAAAAAGAAATTGAAACTGCTTGGAATCAATCGAAGACAAATCAAGGAGTTCACAAGAAGTTTCCTCAAGAAATGGCAAAACGAACGGTAATCAATCGTGCAGCGAAAAACATTATTAATACGAGTGATGATAGTGACTTGTTAGTAGAAGCAATCAATAACACAACGGAAAGTGAATATGAAAATGAACGAAAAGAAGTTACGCCAGTCGAAGATGTGGTTCAAAAAGAGATCAAAGAAAATGCAAATGCTGAAATGATTGGTTTTTCAAATCAGAATGTAAAAAAAGAAGTGAAGCCGGTCATTATTGAACATGAAGAAGAGAATGAAACACAAAGTTCTTTATTTGATACCAATCGTCCACCTATCGATGCAACTCCAGGGTTCTAA
- a CDS encoding UPF0758 domain-containing protein, producing MRETTLVREVPKSSRPRERLEKYGEKSLATHELLAILLRTGPKDSNVIQLSLLILNHFEDLYSLKMASIEELMTIKGIGRTKAIEMKASIELGIRLANASQLKSGTITSTQAAGGLLRKEMRDLQQEHVIALYLNTKNEIIKKKTIFIGSLNSSVA from the coding sequence TTGAGAGAAACTACTTTAGTAAGAGAAGTTCCCAAATCTTCCAGACCACGTGAGCGGTTAGAAAAATATGGTGAGAAATCACTAGCAACTCATGAACTATTAGCAATTCTATTAAGGACTGGGCCTAAAGATAGTAATGTGATTCAACTATCATTACTTATACTCAACCATTTTGAAGATCTGTATTCATTGAAAATGGCTTCGATAGAAGAATTAATGACGATTAAAGGAATTGGAAGAACAAAAGCAATTGAAATGAAGGCTAGCATTGAGTTGGGAATTCGCTTAGCAAATGCGTCTCAATTAAAAAGTGGAACCATTACTTCAACACAAGCTGCAGGAGGGTTATTAAGAAAAGAAATGCGCGATCTGCAACAAGAACATGTAATTGCTTTGTATTTAAATACTAAAAATGAAATTATTAAAAAGAAAACAATCTTTATTGGTAGCCTTAATAGTTCGGTAGCATGA
- a CDS encoding phage replisome organizer N-terminal domain-containing protein, with translation MSENKKYYWLKLNDNFFEDDTVTWLEEQENGKDYIIFYLKLCLKSLQNDGSLIRYVGEKLIPYDIKALANLTDTKIDTVAVAMKTFEEIGLVSRLESGEIYLNQINEMIGSETDSAKRMRKIRAKQNALPSHCANNVIECDIDVQKSDTEIEIEIEKEIEIDSPDLAKAKYDDNSPYLRASRYLFKMIKQNNSKAKPPNYQRWADDIRKLVELDKNTLKEVSLVIDWSQQDPFWKKNILSASKLREQFPKLWANGNFEEQASMQKEEQSPERIALKQLSDKRMAEMEDVDDTDFF, from the coding sequence ATGAGTGAAAATAAAAAATACTATTGGCTAAAACTAAACGACAATTTTTTTGAAGATGATACCGTCACTTGGTTAGAAGAACAAGAAAACGGTAAAGACTATATCATATTTTATTTAAAATTATGCTTAAAATCCCTACAAAATGATGGAAGTTTAATCAGGTATGTAGGAGAAAAGCTTATTCCTTACGATATAAAAGCTTTGGCTAATTTAACTGATACTAAAATAGATACGGTTGCAGTAGCTATGAAAACTTTTGAAGAAATAGGGTTAGTAAGTAGGTTAGAAAGTGGCGAAATTTATCTCAATCAAATAAATGAAATGATAGGTTCAGAAACCGATTCAGCAAAGAGAATGAGAAAAATAAGAGCGAAACAAAATGCTTTACCGTCACATTGTGCGAACAATGTTATTGAATGTGACATTGATGTGCAAAAAAGTGACACAGAGATAGAGATAGAGATAGAGAAAGAGATAGAGATAGATAGTCCCGATTTAGCTAAAGCAAAATACGATGACAACTCTCCTTATTTAAGGGCATCTCGTTATTTATTTAAAATGATTAAACAAAATAATAGCAAAGCAAAACCACCCAACTATCAAAGATGGGCTGATGACATTCGTAAGTTAGTGGAGCTGGACAAGAACACATTGAAAGAAGTAAGTCTTGTAATTGATTGGAGCCAACAGGATCCCTTTTGGAAAAAGAACATTTTATCCGCTTCTAAATTAAGAGAACAGTTTCCCAAGTTATGGGCGAATGGCAATTTTGAAGAGCAAGCAAGTATGCAGAAAGAAGAACAAAGCCCTGAACGAATAGCGTTAAAACAACTATCTGATAAACGAATGGCAGAAATGGAAGATGTGGACGATACAGATTTCTTCTAG
- a CDS encoding folylpolyglutamate synthase/dihydrofolate synthase family protein — protein MFDTYEDALEWIHTRKGTTPKPGIRRMEWMMEKLGHPERKFRSIHIAGTNGKGSTVAYLTSLFQATGNTVGSFTSPHIMSFNERISINGHPITDEEVLSLVQKISPLYEEISKTEWGGLTEFEVVTCMMFLYFSLAQPDVVLLEVGLGGLFDSTNVVQPNLSIITTIGLDHIKILGNTMEDIAFQKAGIIKPTIPVVIGNVEEEAKEVLLQVANENKSEVKLFGRDFHVNNSCSGKNYHEYFDYSEQDRTISHLEIGLIGQHQIENAATSLQAFLTFASLINSSYTDEQIREGLLNAFWPVRLEIISQDPFIILDGAHNEPAMEVLLAAMQGHFPGKK, from the coding sequence ATGTTCGATACGTATGAAGATGCATTGGAATGGATTCACACTAGAAAAGGGACAACACCTAAGCCCGGAATACGTCGTATGGAATGGATGATGGAAAAATTAGGACACCCTGAACGAAAATTTCGTTCCATCCATATTGCCGGTACGAATGGAAAAGGTTCAACAGTTGCCTACTTGACTAGCCTGTTCCAAGCGACAGGAAATACTGTCGGTAGTTTTACTTCTCCTCACATTATGTCTTTTAATGAACGAATTAGTATCAATGGGCATCCTATAACGGATGAAGAGGTATTATCTTTGGTTCAAAAAATTTCTCCTCTATATGAAGAAATTTCAAAAACCGAATGGGGTGGTTTAACGGAATTTGAAGTCGTTACCTGTATGATGTTTCTCTACTTTTCTTTGGCACAACCAGATGTAGTTCTATTAGAAGTGGGCTTGGGTGGGTTGTTTGATAGTACGAATGTTGTTCAGCCCAATCTGTCTATTATTACGACGATCGGCTTAGACCATATAAAAATATTAGGAAATACAATGGAAGATATTGCCTTTCAAAAAGCAGGGATTATTAAACCTACTATTCCAGTTGTAATCGGAAATGTGGAAGAAGAAGCCAAAGAAGTATTATTACAAGTAGCTAACGAGAACAAATCAGAGGTAAAATTATTCGGAAGAGATTTTCATGTGAATAATAGTTGCTCTGGAAAAAACTACCATGAATATTTCGATTATAGTGAACAGGATAGAACAATCTCTCATTTAGAAATTGGTTTGATTGGACAACATCAAATTGAGAATGCGGCAACGTCTCTCCAAGCATTTTTAACATTTGCTTCTTTAATAAATTCTTCTTATACAGATGAACAGATACGAGAGGGGTTATTAAATGCGTTTTGGCCTGTGCGACTCGAAATCATTTCCCAGGACCCATTTATAATTTTGGATGGTGCTCATAATGAACCGGCTATGGAAGTTTTGTTAGCAGCGATGCAAGGACATTTCCCTGGAAAAAAGTGA
- a CDS encoding ATP-binding protein has translation MEAIGIPKNYENLMLEKAMMIWTDDYCTEDNAMQDYGKPVHKGEFRMMKDLKTDKVFCPKCKLYAQSKNVSYEDTRVSESYVDKEKKRYLQKKSIFANKSFLNKGMKNFKVNTPEEKRVYEQVKNSTGKIADGEIMNIIMTGPPGSGKSHLAYSMAFNANEMSADRKGQLVCLFIDLNEVINQILSNFDERKNILDAIKMVDVLVIDDVGTEVGRMDTLKQSTDHTYKTLLEILNAREGVATTIMTTNLTMTQLERMYDERIKSRMQSGYIEINFSKISDKRMGLSM, from the coding sequence ATGGAAGCGATTGGAATACCTAAAAACTATGAAAACTTAATGTTGGAAAAGGCAATGATGATCTGGACCGATGACTATTGTACCGAAGATAATGCTATGCAAGATTATGGAAAACCCGTTCATAAAGGTGAGTTTCGAATGATGAAAGATTTGAAAACAGACAAAGTATTCTGCCCGAAGTGTAAATTATATGCCCAAAGTAAGAATGTTTCCTATGAAGATACAAGGGTAAGTGAAAGCTACGTAGATAAAGAAAAGAAAAGATATCTTCAAAAGAAATCAATCTTTGCGAACAAATCTTTCTTAAATAAAGGAATGAAAAATTTTAAAGTTAACACCCCAGAAGAAAAACGAGTATACGAACAAGTTAAAAATAGTACTGGAAAAATTGCAGACGGCGAAATTATGAATATCATTATGACGGGTCCTCCTGGAAGTGGTAAAAGTCATCTAGCTTATTCAATGGCTTTCAATGCAAATGAAATGAGTGCAGATAGGAAAGGACAACTAGTTTGTTTGTTCATCGATTTAAACGAAGTGATTAACCAAATTCTTTCGAATTTTGATGAACGTAAAAATATACTAGATGCCATAAAAATGGTAGATGTGTTGGTCATTGATGATGTAGGTACGGAAGTAGGAAGAATGGACACGTTAAAGCAGTCAACAGACCATACCTATAAAACGTTGCTTGAAATTTTGAATGCTCGCGAAGGAGTTGCTACAACGATCATGACAACGAACTTGACAATGACACAATTAGAGCGAATGTACGATGAACGAATCAAGTCCAGGATGCAAAGCGGGTACATAGAAATAAACTTTTCCAAAATTTCAGATAAACGAATGGGGTTATCAATGTGA
- a CDS encoding AAA family ATPase yields MKIKLMKMKIRNFKAVKEFDFNPEGENASIYGQMGTGKSTIYDAFWFALFGKNSLGDSKFQWKPKDKNNESIHHLETEIQLVLEVNGEEVTLSRMVSENWVRKTGSSNEEYQGDVTTCRINGLKKKVSDYKKYIDSLIDEETFKQLTNVYYFSDVMKDKERRKMLFELVGNLDDNAVIHSKKSLEPLKEFLKGISVDDKREQLIEERSKTNADIKEWDIRIDEADRNIPIIDDLNEDELKKEKEESLQKEDSLYQELSTLKNGGFISKKRSELSECDSQIMVMKNDYQLNIRNAASELIEKKQTVYSQFLEAKNKVQGLYTSIRDIQGDKDWTRKQLVMNEKQVEELRNEYKKIHSKQIEPFDEHVLVCTYCNRPFDEEEQEDIQATYEEEAKTFNTKKAENLESINETGKAVSEKTTQFKEDIEGFDEKIEKLEKQSEESEQEADRLYIELKKLERQIEEKKTSITPFEETEAYIEMIQKKKMIQSEIDNEQQSIATSTVGIQEEIKEVKENIARINEDLSKFTSLGKSKERKDDLISEQKEKTIRAGEIEKWLFLLDEFTRTKVSLLTERINSEFEITQFKLFEPLQNGSLKEVCEPLFKGLEFTGAISNGERVNVGIDIINTISRLKGVHVPIFIDNAESVTVWHIEPSNQAIKLIAQEGQTKLNIKNDKGAA; encoded by the coding sequence ATGAAAATTAAATTAATGAAAATGAAAATCAGGAATTTCAAAGCAGTAAAAGAGTTCGATTTCAATCCTGAAGGAGAAAATGCTTCTATATACGGTCAAATGGGAACAGGGAAATCAACCATCTACGATGCCTTTTGGTTCGCTCTATTCGGTAAAAACAGTTTGGGTGATTCCAAGTTTCAATGGAAGCCTAAAGACAAGAACAATGAGTCTATCCACCATTTAGAAACAGAAATCCAATTGGTTCTTGAAGTAAACGGGGAAGAAGTGACCTTGTCTCGAATGGTTTCTGAAAATTGGGTTCGTAAAACGGGATCATCAAACGAGGAGTACCAGGGCGATGTGACTACTTGTAGAATCAACGGACTTAAAAAGAAAGTATCTGATTACAAGAAATACATTGACAGCTTGATTGACGAGGAAACCTTCAAACAATTAACTAATGTCTACTACTTCTCCGATGTGATGAAAGATAAAGAAAGAAGAAAAATGCTATTTGAACTTGTTGGGAACTTAGATGATAACGCAGTGATTCATAGCAAGAAGAGTTTAGAACCGTTAAAAGAGTTCTTAAAAGGAATAAGCGTTGATGATAAGCGTGAACAACTCATTGAGGAACGCTCCAAAACAAACGCAGATATTAAAGAATGGGATATCCGAATAGACGAAGCAGATCGAAACATACCCATCATTGATGATTTAAACGAGGATGAATTAAAAAAAGAAAAAGAGGAATCACTACAAAAAGAAGATTCTCTTTACCAAGAATTATCAACCCTTAAAAATGGTGGGTTTATATCCAAAAAACGTTCTGAACTTTCTGAATGTGACTCTCAAATAATGGTCATGAAAAATGATTATCAACTGAATATAAGGAACGCTGCATCAGAACTAATTGAAAAGAAACAAACGGTTTATTCTCAATTTTTAGAAGCTAAAAATAAAGTACAAGGACTTTATACATCGATTCGGGACATTCAAGGCGACAAAGATTGGACGAGGAAACAGCTAGTAATGAATGAAAAGCAAGTAGAAGAGTTACGCAATGAATATAAAAAAATACATTCTAAACAAATAGAACCATTCGATGAACATGTTCTCGTGTGTACGTACTGTAACCGGCCGTTTGACGAAGAAGAACAAGAAGACATTCAAGCTACTTATGAAGAAGAAGCAAAAACATTTAATACAAAGAAAGCTGAAAACTTAGAAAGTATTAACGAAACAGGAAAAGCAGTTAGCGAAAAGACTACTCAATTTAAAGAGGACATCGAAGGGTTTGATGAAAAGATTGAAAAACTAGAAAAGCAGTCAGAAGAAAGTGAACAAGAAGCAGATCGGTTATATATAGAGTTAAAAAAACTGGAACGACAAATTGAAGAAAAGAAAACATCTATTACTCCTTTTGAAGAAACGGAAGCCTACATAGAAATGATTCAAAAGAAAAAGATGATTCAGTCAGAAATAGATAACGAACAACAATCTATTGCTACTTCTACAGTAGGAATTCAAGAAGAAATAAAAGAAGTAAAAGAAAACATTGCAAGAATCAATGAAGATTTAAGCAAATTTACTTCCTTGGGAAAATCTAAGGAGCGTAAAGATGACTTAATCAGTGAGCAAAAAGAAAAAACAATACGTGCTGGTGAGATTGAAAAATGGTTATTCCTACTAGATGAGTTCACTAGAACGAAAGTATCGTTACTGACAGAGCGAATCAATTCAGAGTTTGAAATTACACAATTTAAACTATTTGAACCTTTGCAAAACGGATCACTCAAAGAGGTATGCGAACCACTATTCAAAGGCTTAGAGTTTACAGGTGCAATCTCAAACGGTGAACGTGTAAACGTGGGAATAGACATCATCAATACGATTTCAAGACTAAAAGGGGTTCATGTTCCTATCTTCATTGATAATGCTGAGAGTGTGACCGTATGGCACATAGAACCAAGTAATCAAGCAATTAAACTAATCGCACAAGAAGGCCAAACAAAACTAAACATTAAAAATGATAAGGGAGCTGCATAA
- a CDS encoding Holliday junction resolvase RecU: MKPNKKVSNAQSGRTSARSGSSFEKEIEQTNLFYIRQGVAAVIKIPTGTRMAGKVNGVPVWEPSHKTGCDFMGVHRGKGIAFEAKSTQNKTSFPLSIYKKDMVKPHQVRFLNEFQEALGESFILIRFRVLDRTFKLNIKTYLALTKKAKEANKTSLPLKWIESAAVEVERKGYTLDYLNEKNT; the protein is encoded by the coding sequence TTGAAACCAAATAAGAAAGTGTCCAATGCTCAAAGTGGAAGAACATCTGCTAGGAGTGGTTCCAGTTTTGAGAAAGAAATTGAACAAACCAATCTATTTTATATCCGACAAGGAGTCGCTGCTGTCATAAAAATACCTACCGGAACAAGAATGGCCGGAAAGGTAAATGGCGTACCTGTTTGGGAACCGTCTCATAAGACTGGATGTGACTTCATGGGTGTTCATAGAGGCAAAGGAATCGCATTTGAAGCCAAGAGTACACAAAATAAAACTTCCTTTCCTTTGTCTATTTATAAAAAAGATATGGTCAAGCCTCATCAAGTTCGATTTCTAAATGAATTTCAAGAGGCATTAGGAGAGTCCTTCATTCTGATTCGTTTTCGAGTGTTAGATCGTACCTTCAAATTAAACATCAAAACATATCTAGCTTTAACAAAAAAAGCAAAAGAAGCGAATAAGACGTCACTTCCTCTCAAATGGATAGAATCTGCTGCAGTAGAAGTAGAAAGAAAAGGCTACACCTTAGACTATCTGAATGAGAAAAATACATGA
- a CDS encoding recombinase family protein yields the protein MKKRAGLYIRVSTTEQANEGYSIAAQTGKLKAYAEAKDYIVAKVYTDPAYSGAKLERPGLQEMIADIKNGSLDVVVVYKLDRLSRSQKHTLYLIQDVLKPNNVDFISLQESFDTSTSFGMAMVGILSVFAELERSTITERMMLGRTERAKEGYYHGGGNYQPLGYDYIDGELMVDEWEAEIVKEIFQLYLEGNSINSTAKLMQEKYPDRIKSKTLVRDTLKKQLYIGMVTFDGKQYKGIHEPILDVLTFEKAQKIMKKRSVGSSSTNKRKGLLVGKIYCSQCGERYGREVTGVKKYRYNWYTCYARLRGGKKRCSSRRWKEKELNDLVISRIQNIDFDEEVKNKKEKRPLLITRKNLKK from the coding sequence ATGAAGAAACGAGCCGGCTTATATATTCGGGTTAGTACTACAGAACAAGCCAACGAAGGGTACTCCATCGCAGCACAAACGGGGAAGTTAAAAGCCTATGCAGAAGCAAAAGATTATATAGTAGCAAAAGTATATACGGATCCTGCCTATTCGGGAGCAAAGTTAGAACGGCCTGGATTACAAGAGATGATAGCAGACATTAAAAATGGAAGTCTGGACGTGGTCGTGGTGTATAAATTAGACCGCTTATCTCGAAGTCAAAAACACACCCTCTACTTAATACAAGATGTATTGAAGCCGAATAATGTCGATTTTATAAGCCTACAGGAGAGTTTCGACACCTCTACGTCTTTTGGTATGGCAATGGTGGGAATCCTCTCTGTGTTCGCAGAATTAGAGCGTAGCACGATTACAGAACGAATGATGTTAGGACGAACAGAACGAGCGAAAGAAGGATATTATCATGGTGGTGGAAATTATCAACCTCTTGGGTACGATTATATTGATGGAGAATTAATGGTAGATGAATGGGAAGCAGAGATTGTGAAAGAGATCTTTCAATTATACTTAGAAGGCAACTCGATTAATTCTACTGCTAAACTCATGCAAGAAAAGTATCCAGACAGAATTAAATCAAAAACATTAGTACGAGATACATTGAAAAAACAGCTTTACATTGGAATGGTTACGTTTGACGGAAAACAATATAAAGGAATCCATGAACCTATCCTCGATGTATTAACGTTTGAAAAAGCCCAAAAAATCATGAAAAAGAGAAGCGTAGGAAGTTCCTCCACAAACAAAAGGAAAGGTTTACTGGTGGGAAAAATCTACTGCTCCCAATGTGGGGAAAGATACGGCCGTGAGGTAACAGGAGTAAAAAAATACCGGTATAACTGGTATACGTGTTATGCGAGATTAAGAGGTGGAAAAAAGAGATGTTCCAGCAGAAGGTGGAAAGAAAAAGAATTAAATGATTTGGTTATCTCTCGTATACAGAATATTGATTTTGATGAAGAAGTGAAAAATAAAAAAGAAAAACGGCCTCTTTTAATTACGAGAAAGAATTTAAAAAAGTGA
- a CDS encoding MBL fold metallo-hydrolase yields MITIDVIGSSSKGNAYLINEGERSLLLEAGMNLKGIDLSTTDGCLITHEHGDHSKYAMDIIKKTGMDIYLSMGTQEALQLPKHRIKMVQAFKEFKVGSWLVLPFPTEHDVNEPLGFFIQSKEGECILFATDTFYIRYTFPGVTHMLIECNYALDILNENVHSGRIGNYLKKRILTSHFELNNVKNFLLSNDLSHLKEVWLLHLSNNNADEGRFKKEIQEITGIPVYIASERKE; encoded by the coding sequence ATGATAACGATTGATGTGATTGGTTCAAGTAGTAAAGGAAATGCTTATCTGATTAATGAAGGTGAGCGTTCCTTGCTTCTTGAGGCGGGAATGAACCTAAAGGGAATAGATTTAAGTACAACAGATGGTTGCCTCATTACACATGAACATGGTGATCACTCCAAATATGCAATGGATATCATTAAAAAAACTGGAATGGATATTTATTTAAGTATGGGAACACAAGAAGCGCTGCAACTACCTAAACACAGAATTAAAATGGTTCAAGCGTTTAAAGAGTTCAAAGTAGGAAGTTGGCTCGTACTACCTTTTCCAACAGAACATGACGTGAATGAGCCTTTGGGATTCTTTATTCAGTCAAAAGAAGGAGAGTGCATCTTATTCGCTACAGATACCTTTTATATACGGTATACGTTTCCTGGTGTAACTCACATGCTGATTGAATGTAATTATGCCTTAGATATCCTCAATGAAAACGTCCATTCAGGGCGTATAGGGAACTATTTAAAAAAGAGAATCCTAACCTCTCACTTTGAACTAAATAATGTGAAGAACTTCCTTCTATCGAATGATTTGAGTCACTTAAAAGAAGTGTGGTTGTTGCATTTATCTAATAATAATGCAGATGAAGGACGATTCAAAAAGGAAATACAAGAAATTACAGGCATACCAGTTTATATAGCAAGTGAACGAAAGGAGTAA
- a CDS encoding S24 family peptidase: protein MFDLRSRRIELGLTLEEVGNQVGVGKSTVRKWEQGLIDNMKRDKIALLANALKVSPLELILDNYSDEKNNITTLYNQLTQPRQKKVYNFTEGQLKEQKKIYNLGSSAAGPALAYSDDFVEEEKLERIPPKADFILTIQGDSMEPNIPNGSKVFVQAASMVENGEIAIVEIDGDGVTCKKVKYDYDNQKVILQSFNEDYKDLIYDSGAVKIIGRVVR from the coding sequence ATGTTTGATTTAAGAAGCAGACGAATAGAATTAGGTCTTACATTAGAAGAAGTTGGAAACCAAGTAGGTGTTGGAAAGTCCACTGTTAGAAAATGGGAGCAAGGTTTGATTGATAATATGAAGAGAGATAAAATTGCTTTATTAGCAAATGCTTTGAAAGTAAGCCCTCTTGAATTGATTTTAGATAACTATTCAGATGAAAAAAATAACATCACCACCCTCTACAACCAACTAACCCAACCAAGACAAAAGAAAGTATACAACTTTACAGAAGGACAACTAAAAGAGCAAAAGAAAATATACAACTTGGGTTCTTCTGCAGCCGGTCCAGCACTTGCTTACTCAGATGATTTTGTGGAAGAGGAAAAACTAGAGCGGATTCCTCCTAAAGCTGATTTCATCCTAACCATTCAAGGAGATTCAATGGAACCAAACATACCAAATGGAAGTAAAGTGTTCGTTCAAGCAGCTTCTATGGTAGAGAATGGTGAAATCGCCATTGTAGAGATTGACGGAGATGGAGTAACTTGTAAGAAAGTGAAATATGATTACGATAATCAAAAAGTTATTTTGCAATCATTCAATGAAGATTATAAAGATCTGATCTACGATAGTGGTGCAGTGAAGATTATTGGTAGAGTAGTCAGATAA